aacttcgATCGTCCTGCggcacgtgttctttttacttagaaagaaaaaaacaaattcccaacatattttttcactaaaaaaaaccTTTGTATGGGgcgcctgagaaaatttaattcttgatCACCCTaaaaaacattccaaaatcacttttgcaTTTTTTGTAGCATAGAGACGTTCTAGAAACGTACGGAAATAGTTCAAAAATCactactttaaattttttatagaactaAAAGAACGTCcacaaaaaattccaaaaaagtttcGACAACGTTTCTTTATCACTTTAaatttgctcataaaaatctttttttttttgacattaatattactaatgttccaaaaaagtttcattCGAAGTTCTAATCTGTCTCATGTCTAGAAGTTCCACATGCGGAACTTTATTGGAATTTgtttggaacgaatttttttttttacactttattGAGAGTTTATCAAAAACATGATTTCCAAAAAGCTGCCGTGGCTGAGCGTCTTACGTCTCGCGTAATCGGCTTAGGTACGAATCTTAGAgagtgtaaaattatttatttgtaaaaaaaatgtttgtttcacaaaataattttaagtacactGTTTCTAAAAAAGCATTACTTTATGTACTCGAAATCGAACTACCACATCACTTGTAAGTGACAAAGGGAACATCTTTTCAATTCTAACTCTTTCAtcctgttattttttatacaatcaattttataaatataataatttgttatagaTGGCAGCCGTTTGTCGATTCACGATACTGCTATTATTTTATGCACTACTACATTTAAACCATTGGTTTTTTGTCGCGGTAAGTTAACTGTTAGATCTAGAATTTTTACCATACACacgaaaaaaagatttcttggcgcaaagaAATTTcgcattataaattgaaaacgaCAATTTTCTGCTAacgaatgaaatttttgtctaCAATTCATCAGGGTTACGAATTCTTTAATGAGaatatttgcaattaaaaattaaatttctaaaccGTAGTCGAAATTGTATCgattaaaattacgaaattaatttttaattcaacaatttgaattgaaaaattgaaaaatttattttaattcagaaatgtgaaattaaatattcaaaaattaattttaatccagaGACGtggaattcaaaatttaaaaattgataattaattcggcacgagagattcaaaatttaaaaattaatttaaatggacAAACGTGGGATTCAAAATcgaaaaactcatttttaatcagacaagtcaaattaaaaatttaaaaattattttttaaattgacaagtgggtttaaaatttaaaaaattaattctaattcAGACACgtgggattaaaaattaaaaaattacttgttaattCAAACACTTGGGatcaaaaattggaaattactttttactttAGATACGGTACGCAATCAGATAAGTAatcgagacaaaaaatttgacggcACTCATAACAGGAAAGAATACTGTTTTACTTGACcttcaagtttaaatatttttaaacttactcTTGATCTTCAAatataatagaatttaaaataaaaagatcatTCATAGTTGAGacatttaagaattaaattttttgaataattttcaggGTAAacagagaatttaaaattaaaacaacacTAATCCGATGTtcggaatttaaaattctttatttaatttttgatatgataatagaaaattaaaaaacggaatgtaatttttgaatcccCTTTAGCTatggttaattaaaattttttatttacttttcaattattaaaaatggaatttgagattagaaataaattttttaatctggtTTTCCAAATTgaaattgttcatttaatgttttattttaaaacgtacttttaaaaacTAACCCATTACATTTTAACGCTACTTTACGAAttaagaatttgaaatttaaattttaattcaaaaatgtaggattaaaaatttttaaattatttttaattcaaagatattgaattaaaaatttaaaaatcatttttaatttgttgtttttggattatgatatataaaaaaaaaaatttaattgaatcactaaggcaattataaatttaatgcgcTATTTGCAACCCTGCAATTAAtgatgcaaaatatttcttgcgccaagaaaaactttttttctctgtggataatttaaagtcaatttaaatttttaataaaattactattttattaacgtAGTTTACAACTGCCTTAACTTGTACCTTTCTTGGCGCCAAagcttattattttaatgtaagtattttctaataattattattattaatcaacagATTATAATATAAAGGAAACGTAATAATCGAAATGTTATTCTAGTGGAATGGAGTTTCACAGCCTGGTTTTCAagctcttttaattttaacgtcATTTGTGATAGCATGGGGTGAAGCCTGGTATTTTGACAGTCGTGTAGTACCGCAAGAAGTTCAAGCACACGATTGGTTAATAAGTAAgttcttttcaaaattaagattataAGTAAAGTTAAGGGCCCAGTTTCTGACACTCTGTAGGAGTGACAACTCTGGTTATCCTATGATAactaatatgaaatttaatttaaataaattgtattttatacaataaacaagtttagaatttttagagaaggaatttaaattaatatttcaaaaaatgatgtttgAAGACCTAGTTTCTGACAttggtatttaaaaaagatttattatttgttaggTCACGTGATATTGAGTTGAAatgaactaaaattattaattgaaaaagaaattaaatgtttattataaatgtagcaaaaatatttttaagacatgaataatttaaattatgttagcaaatattaatatataaatattcacgTAAACAATCGAATATCCGTAATATTGAAAATCATGATTGGATTCTAGGGTCAATAATTGGGACGTAACTATAAAATTAAGCCTAGTTACATTAGAGAGTAgatacattaatattttgaactaaattacagttaattattaatcgatTCATTACGGCGGCTCAAAAAAaccaactattttttaacttcccgcttagaaaatcgatgattttcaaaaatttcgggaagttattgttttcaccccgattttcgaaaatcgagtttttatcagatgttgacgttttgaggtcctaggaagctattctgactattttcggAAGGatgggtgtgtgtgtgtgtgtgtgtgtgtgtgtgtgtgtgtgtgtgtgtgtgtgtgtgtgtgtgtgtgtgtgtgtgtgtgtgtgtgtgtgtgtgtgtgtgtgtgtgtgtgtgtgtgtgtgtgtgtgtgtgtgtgtgtgtgtgtgtgtgtgtgtgtgtgtgtgtgtgtgtgtgtgtgtgtgtgtgtgtgtgtgtgtgtgtgtgtaaactcattgtaactttttaactaatgaatcgatgtggatggttgaggcggcagtcggaagagcttgttggccatcaactttcctgaaaattttagatcatttgatccagtagactcgaaaatatatgcgaatcacgaaaaaaataatttttttttttagttttttagtgatttctcagaaacgacttgaacgatcgacttcaaaatctaatcagctctagaatttgataaaacgcgtcgattaaCACCTTAAGcgtcaaaatcgattaattaacttgaaagatatcggcgttgaaaagttaaaaaaataacattttatgttattttttccggataaatcataatataacctaCTAAAATGTGTATGAAATCATATCAACTCAtcctttttatggtttttttcgatcatataatcatggaacttggtttttagtttaaatcatatcatcaacaataaaatcgataaaacgtagtttttaatatttttctcggatatttcacattttattgtttcttacatgagtcaaaatttatttaaatcttgattttgatccctgacattgatttctgcctcgatacatttatgttattgaacataatcaggaattaaatttaaaaaaccgttTCATTAATgtttttcgattcttaaattttcaaacttcagcataacaagtaacttgttagagcttgaaaagattgtaaaaaaacaattgcatgtaatagcattttcgagctcgaagagctacactaatattttcgatttccttgaggtcgaaaacagcgggaagttttggggctagcCCGCAGGGctaaccgacgcccagattttttttttcgattccgcatgaaaatttgttggcttacgatgttttacGAAGTCTCTCAAGAAATcaactcgataaaaaattttcgagagGTCGctaacgaattttgaaaatatcaaaaatgatcgaaattcgacttttttacttctaaatattttctttatcgtGACAGctatagtttatatttgtgaaattatgTCCATGTTGAAcatttcagcccaaaatttaaatatttaaacggcgctcaagaattttgaatattaactgataatatgtaatttatagtttgaattagtttttgtattgatttataactcaattattgtcatttaactaaaatataacttttgcataaccaaaaatatacaggatagtcttaaacaacaaaatttggtaagtttcgaataaacaaaaaaacctaaaaattaaattaaaaaataaaaaagtatgccaaaaatcaattatttttatttcttgggttatattttgattcattgtcatgcaaattgatggtgaaaaaatcgagaagctttactattaatattcaagggtcgctcAAAAACATTCAAAAGCCAGCACtcgaaacattcaaaattcttgagcgaggtttaaatatttaaattttgggcttatattttcagcgtagttatgatttcacaaatataaactattttcACCCCCCATTCCcggcttaaaatttttttttatcaagatattttatattttatttttgttattgttgttgatTAAATACAAgatgagtttttaaaaatttaaaactaatttatttatctattcgagtcaactttttttttttttcaatttaaaataaagttgaaaatgTCAGAAACTGGGACAATGTCGATAACTGGGCCTTTTACCTTACGATAATTCAAGATCTTATTAATTTCGTTCGATATTAATCGTAAATCAATAGATTCGATCGACAACGAAAGAGCGCCATTACTTCGCCATTTTATTGATAGTGCGCAGAATCGCCCGACTGAAAGTGtgggaaattttttcacaCCCATGGATTCACCAAATCATTCCGATACGGAAGAAGATCAATCAAAATCAGTCAATTCAACAATTTCAGATGACGAATTCTTTAATGTCATAGGAAATTTACCCAACTTATCGCAAGATAAGGTTtgatctattattttataatattgtttCTTTCtatccataaaaaattcatatttgatTGCTGGAATATCCATTACTTAGAATCTGagattaaaatgttttaaaataaaaaaagacaataaaaatCTACACAGAGAattttacgatattttttagataaaaaagttactgTGTTAGTTACAGCATGAAGACATTAAGAGATTATAGGGAAAATTACtgataacataaaaatttttgaacttcgTTCAACAGAATTTACTATGCGCATTATAAGTTCGACAAAGCAAtagattcaattttattttagaaaaacaataaattaaatactttgttTAACATTGTTCACTTCAAAAAACTTAACTcgcaataaaacaaaaagtcaTTTCTGGTATTAGTtcgtattaattaatagacaTATGTAAGGTTATAAAACTTCACTGGCATAGTCCTTATCTACACATGTGTGTGCTGAATACTTGAATGCGCGTGTGCAGCCTAGAGATTTTGGTCATGATAATAAGGCAGCTAAATTCAAAGTGACGTAATGAGAGAGAAAGGTGACAGAATAGTTATTGGCTTGAATTATTGAGTAGGGATATACTCCGCCcattttaatcaaattcagagtgctttaatataaaatgagtaattgaatatatatatataactattcgTTTGACCAatcaaaaaagattctatttttacataaaattctataagaCTGACTCTAGCCAATTAATGGCGTATTCTTCGGCATGAGTTACgtaaaaaaagattataattcaataaaagcTGAAAAATGGGCTGGGTGCATTTAAGAAGGTTCGACCGATACTAGTGAGTCAAagtagtgtttgaatttttttgtttgctaaattctccaaatagttatgaaaattcattattttaatttataataacataacaaattcataaattaatatttattacttatttaatttaagaaagtaaTGAGATTACTCGGTTATTCTTGACTCATATCATTTGATAAATAGATTTGGCAACAGCGCGTTCTAACTTCTTAcacatcgatattcaaattaacgcgggaaaaatttatttctaatatcgTCTCTCTCattaatgtatttctatctttgttttttctctcagctgcTTTCGCGACGTTGTCAAACCCTCAATGATATGTATCTCTGTCGATGaacgagattaaataataaagtttaacttgaattatttaaataattacaacggtaacactatattgttaaaatcttatcatattctaaaaatattcaagtttatagCATGTGGTtgtttatttcttaaacttgggaggttaataatgaaaataatcaaacaaGTCATAACGGGAGCTTGACCACCATAAGAGCCTGtgtataagaactttaaaaacgtcatttttaaatcttttttttttttaaactagacAGTggataatattcaaattttgagaatacatAGATAAAGTACTTCTTTACATGTATTCTAAATTTCTAATCTTAAAGTTGGCAAATCCTTTTTAAATTAGATTCGGTCGAACCTCTTTAATAGCTCAACATACCCTAAAAGCAAAAGATGTGTGTTTTCAAGAGAAAGTGCTTGATTTAAGTGTTTCAGTTACGTAAACAGTAACAagcaattattttcttcactcaactaaaataatttttgtattcaattattttgtttacttgCTCAATACTAACaacgacctcttgaaaatttacgGCAGTAGAGTCTTACCGTGTACAATACTCTGACCTCACTCGTTAAGTATTCCGTTAATACGCACgttgtatgtatgtgtgtgaaaaataaaatgagtttattttatttcgtcaaccgacagttttttttttgctttgagTACAAACTGATCTTGTGTTTCGATCAACTAAGACATTGAGAACAACTTTTGTAATACTgatcaatttaatttgtttgtttaattaatatacgactaattaattttgtttaattctgatcaattattttatcgtaatttaaaGTGCCTAATCTTTCCCCGATTTGCGACCATGAGCCGATTCTGATAATTGTTTattggtgattataaaatcacctggtgcccaactaattaataattgaccaAGGTTGCCAAAATTGTAAGTTTATTCGGATTTCAttccggtagatccccggtggtgaaaaatCTGTTACATTATACAGCAATTTTTCAGACAAccatatagtaataattaccgttttctgatttttacatgtatatttagtaataaataataatagtaatgcaCTCATTAATttgcattagtattttttacttgtatatattaaatattgaaatattttcgagactcgttttctccgtgtataattcaaaaatacaaaaaaaaaaattacaaaatgttTAACATCCCGggtaaaaacaattataaataattatacgcaattcatatttaattatatataatccatATATAACGTGATacaataatatgtaattatataaaattatatatataaatatatataatggtttttttttatagataatcgataatgatgtaaaaattatatagatatttgtatgagattacatataattttttttacccgaaATAGAGATGCATGCTTACGCCTCAGAACATCACGTTACTGATTCTAATCTATCAATGCTCAAACGAACGGAAAAAGTCGAATATTTCCGAGCGAactcgaatttaaaaaatttttgataaaattatcacGCTGGGTAGtacaaagtgtaaaaaaagtttgatcttgaagttattttttcgtgtattttaataaaattttactaacaATAACTAAAACAAATAGTCTAATTCTCAAGAATACCGATATATCTCACCGTTGccgaaaatttttggttattttttactataagaTTATTTGTATGTACGCTTTTCCTTTAATCtgttttgaataatattctagttcaataaaatgtgattttttttattatttcaagattgaagagtataaaaaaaaagcatcaTTACTCGTAGATCAATCTTACACACTTTTAATATCGAAAGAATGGCAAAAATTGAATACAACAGAAGAAGGAGATATTATTTCAGTTATAAATAGACCctctggaaaaatattaaagattgaagtaaatattcaattaagtaaataattatttatttagttaattaatttatagtttaacaAATACTTTGTTGTAGGGAATAATTGATGCCCCAGCCACAGTTCTCGTTAATAGTTTGCATAACAATGTCGAAGACGTTGCATCATGGAATAAAGATGTATCTGTTGTTCAGAAAATTCAGgtattttctattttagtttttttttttttgcaatttttttttttttttgcaatttttaaatcataatttattcgttttttgttattgttattttttatgttttaatagaTAATCGATGTAAACACGGATATTGTTTATCAAGCGACAAAAACCTATGGGGCTGGTTTCATTGGCCCACGGGATTTTGTTACACTAAGACATCGTAATAGGTGTGGAAAATATTATATGAGTAGTGGTATTTCTATACACATTAATCTTCCAATTCGTAAGAACCATATaaggtaataattaaatttttatagtaaatataaatataaattaactgataatGAGAGTATTCGCCGTGTACGCGACAGTAGCGCAAAATAATGGATGAACTAAAGAGAGATATTGAgctacataattttataaaagtccgcaatgaaaattatcaatgtttatcttaaaaaaaaattttatggatatAATAAGCGATTAAAAAGCTGAATAATATCGATTTAAAATACAAGTCGGATAAAGAACTGATGATAGTATGGATTGGTTCCGAAATAAGCCGATAGGTTGCGCTACATAACAAGCAAATAAGCGGAGCGAGAAATGGAATATTACTAGGCATGAAATGCTTGGATTTTTTCACGagtatatgattatttttctttttttttttcgattactAAGCTATTTTTGTCGGTCACTAAATACGAATTACTGGTATcagaaagttaaaatttcgttttaattGAAcgcatacaatttttttttgaagtttcaaACGGAATACGctttagtaaataataaaagtaaattgaagCGTTTGAGGTAGGCaataatagatttttcaagtacttttttttttttttaattttattacaactaTAATACGATTGAGAGCAAAAGATTATTCAACAAaaacgaatttttaatttactaccTATTTAATCTGAGAATTTTACAGAGCCGTGATTTACGATAATgatatttctaatttatttaatgctgtttaatttatttccctTCACACTTTGCCCAGGCTGAGGACTGGCAGTCAGAAATAATTTCCACTGgcgtgtttaaaaatattgagataTCTATGTTCTTGATGtgtatcaatattaaatatgtggcgttaaaaggaaaaatatcaaaaaacgattgattttttatttaacgccgaatattttataataatatgtagCAAGAACATAGTGTTGCCATTGTACGTCtgtttctcaaaaaaaaaaaaaaaaaaattcatggtaGCCAAGCCGGCCAGTTgtcattatttcttaataCTAACAtgcgaaaatcaaatttaaagagataattataatattaaaattatttatataacatgCGATGATAGAAAAAAGCGCTATTCCACAGAAAACCAATTACCAGAAGTAATAAACATGAATTAACCCAACTTGTGTTTTGATTAATTGgagattttttgtttcttactTTGCCGTTGAGTATCGTCAAGTTTGCGCCTGTTTTTACGACCTG
This genomic window from Microplitis demolitor isolate Queensland-Clemson2020A chromosome 6, iyMicDemo2.1a, whole genome shotgun sequence contains:
- the LOC103573903 gene encoding steroidogenic acute regulatory protein-like isoform X1, translating into MMTEEDRQLRAAAENFLNGSLQSQRSGSYTQRSISSINRDYIISEDLIAGTRYNGRMSSVRRFFCLLVTFDLLFTCLMWLICTTIAGENITTAFIQQVLHYNISTSLFDIIMAAVCRFTILLLFYALLHLNHWFFVAFTTALTCTFLGAKAYYFNWNGVSQPGFQALLILTSFVIAWGEAWYFDSRVVPQEVQAHDWLINSIDNERAPLLRHFIDSAQNRPTESVGNFFTPMDSPNHSDTEEDQSKSVNSTISDDEFFNVIGNLPNLSQDKIEEYKKKASLLVDQSYTLLISKEWQKLNTTEEGDIISVINRPSGKILKIEGIIDAPATVLVNSLHNNVEDVASWNKDVSVVQKIQIIDVNTDIVYQATKTYGAGFIGPRDFVTLRHRNRCGKYYMSSGISIHINLPIRKNHIRAENSIVCLAAEPINSSDSNNELKCRVTWILHLDLKGWIPQRVIDNSIASMLEKMIKSIRSYVINCNSNNLSLSSG
- the LOC103573903 gene encoding steroidogenic acute regulatory protein-like isoform X2; this translates as MPHVADLYHAGENITTAFIQQVLHYNISTSLFDIIMAAVCRFTILLLFYALLHLNHWFFVAFTTALTCTFLGAKAYYFNWNGVSQPGFQALLILTSFVIAWGEAWYFDSRVVPQEVQAHDWLINSIDNERAPLLRHFIDSAQNRPTESVGNFFTPMDSPNHSDTEEDQSKSVNSTISDDEFFNVIGNLPNLSQDKIEEYKKKASLLVDQSYTLLISKEWQKLNTTEEGDIISVINRPSGKILKIEGIIDAPATVLVNSLHNNVEDVASWNKDVSVVQKIQIIDVNTDIVYQATKTYGAGFIGPRDFVTLRHRNRCGKYYMSSGISIHINLPIRKNHIRAENSIVCLAAEPINSSDSNNELKCRVTWILHLDLKGWIPQRVIDNSIASMLEKMIKSIRSYVINCNSNNLSLSSG